One genomic segment of Bacteroides caccae includes these proteins:
- a CDS encoding glycoside hydrolase family 57 protein, whose amino-acid sequence MRTICLYFEIHQIIHLKRYRFFDIGNDHYYYDDYANETGMNEVAERSYLPALSTLIEMAKSSGGAFKVALSISGVALEQLEIHAPAVIDLLHQLNDTGCCEFLCEPYSHGLSSLANEDCFREEVLRQRDKMKQMFGKEPKVFRNSSLIYSDEIGGLVASMGFKGMLTEGAKHVLGWKSPHYVYHCNQAPSLKLLLRDFKLSDDISLRFSNSDWAEYPLFADKYINWIDVLPQEEQVINIFMELSALGMAQPLSSNILEFLKALPECARAKGITFSTPTEIVTKLKSVSQLDVPYPMSWVDEERDTSSWLGNVLQREAFNKLYSVAERVHLSDDRRIKQDWDYLQASNNFRFMTTKNTGIWLNRGIYDSPYDAFTNYMNILGDFIKRVNSLYPEDVDSEELNSLLTTIKNQGDEITELQKEVAKWQAKAEKETAAKKTAAKKSVVAKESVVKKEPAAKKSATKKTAESKKAVGRAKKTVTKKEE is encoded by the coding sequence ATGAGAACTATCTGTCTTTATTTTGAAATACATCAAATTATCCATTTGAAACGTTATCGTTTCTTCGATATCGGTAATGATCATTACTATTATGATGACTATGCGAATGAAACAGGTATGAATGAAGTTGCTGAACGTTCATATCTCCCTGCCCTTAGTACATTGATTGAGATGGCGAAAAGTTCGGGCGGTGCTTTCAAGGTAGCGCTTTCTATCTCGGGAGTAGCTTTGGAACAGCTTGAAATCCATGCTCCGGCGGTCATTGATTTATTGCACCAGTTGAATGATACAGGATGTTGTGAATTCCTTTGTGAACCATATTCACATGGCTTATCATCACTGGCCAATGAGGATTGTTTTCGCGAAGAAGTACTTCGCCAGCGTGATAAGATGAAGCAAATGTTTGGTAAAGAACCGAAAGTATTCCGTAATTCTAGCTTGATTTATTCCGATGAAATCGGTGGCTTGGTAGCTTCTATGGGCTTTAAGGGGATGTTGACGGAAGGGGCAAAACATGTGTTGGGCTGGAAGAGTCCGCATTATGTATATCATTGTAACCAGGCACCTAGTCTTAAATTGTTGTTGAGGGACTTCAAACTTTCGGATGATATCAGTCTGCGTTTCTCTAATTCGGATTGGGCGGAATATCCTTTGTTTGCTGATAAATATATCAACTGGATTGATGTGCTACCGCAAGAAGAACAAGTAATCAATATCTTTATGGAATTGAGTGCTCTTGGTATGGCTCAACCATTGTCTTCCAATATTCTTGAATTCCTGAAAGCATTGCCGGAATGTGCGAGAGCTAAAGGAATTACTTTCTCTACACCGACTGAGATTGTAACGAAGTTGAAATCTGTTTCTCAACTTGATGTTCCTTATCCGATGTCATGGGTAGATGAGGAAAGAGATACGAGCAGTTGGCTGGGTAATGTTCTTCAACGTGAAGCTTTTAATAAACTATATAGCGTTGCCGAACGTGTGCATTTGAGTGACGATCGCCGTATCAAGCAGGACTGGGATTATTTGCAGGCTAGTAATAACTTCCGTTTTATGACAACGAAGAATACAGGTATCTGGTTGAATCGTGGTATCTATGACTCTCCTTATGATGCTTTTACCAACTACATGAATATCTTAGGTGACTTTATCAAACGAGTTAATTCTTTGTATCCTGAAGATGTGGATAGTGAAGAACTTAATTCTCTTTTGACTACTATTAAGAATCAGGGTGATGAGATTACTGAATTGCAGAAAGAAGTAGCTAAGTGGCAAGCAAAAGCCGAAAAGGAAACGGCTGCTAAAAAAACTGCGGCCAAGAAGTCTGTTGTGGCAAAAGAGTCGGTGGTAAAGAAAGAACCTGCTGCAAAGAAATCAGCGACCAAGAAAACTGCTGAATCAAAGAAAGCGGTCGGACGGGCCAAGAAGACTGTTACAAAGAAAGAAGAATAA
- a CDS encoding DUF4270 domain-containing protein, whose protein sequence is MKAKYALIALLAITFFGCDDNTAGLGLGMFPGSDQNINGKLTTFDVTTKSVHAGEVYAKTSTGYVGKFTDDTFGTYEAGFLSELNCPEGLSFSEMYKENEAGTKATGSLVTSFDNIEIDSKIKDRFTLIKDENNHVIGNCQINIYLWYSSYFGDSLTACRLSIYELNKRLNEEEAYYTNINPEDYYKQSDLLGTKAYTAVDLSVSDSIRKLDTYVPSVSIRLDQAKAKKLGQKLFKADRRDFYKAFPDLFSGIYVKSDYGDGTVLYISQVQMDVVSIEYVTDSITGIKLKSKVNAEKDSIQYTGRTFNSTREIIQANRLANDTEAIQKCIDNSDWTYLKSPAGIFTQVTLPVSQIAEKLEGDTLNAVKLGIPIYNETSDKKFGMSMPRNVLLIRKKYKESFFENNQLSDGVTSSLFTQTSSTTNLTEYTYNNITKLINDCLKDRAAADKEIQEKKSITFQTFNDEGKIENHTVNNIKDWEELSDWNKAILIPVLVTTDASSNGYYGSSSNVIGIQHDLKPGYVRLKGGLKGEEKDSQGNPVYPENILKLEVVSTNFGSTKAK, encoded by the coding sequence ATGAAAGCAAAATACGCCTTAATAGCTTTACTGGCAATCACTTTTTTCGGATGTGACGATAACACAGCCGGATTAGGACTGGGAATGTTTCCGGGAAGTGACCAGAATATCAATGGAAAACTGACTACATTTGACGTAACAACAAAATCTGTACACGCAGGTGAAGTATATGCAAAGACCAGCACCGGATACGTGGGAAAATTCACAGATGATACATTCGGTACATATGAGGCAGGCTTTTTATCTGAACTGAACTGTCCGGAAGGATTGAGTTTCTCTGAAATGTACAAAGAAAATGAAGCAGGGACTAAAGCCACAGGAAGTTTGGTTACTAGTTTTGATAATATAGAAATAGATAGTAAGATTAAAGATAGATTTACTTTAATCAAAGATGAGAATAATCACGTAATAGGCAATTGCCAAATAAATATCTACCTATGGTATAGTAGTTATTTCGGTGACTCACTAACTGCGTGCCGTTTAAGCATCTACGAATTAAATAAAAGGTTGAATGAAGAAGAGGCATATTATACCAATATTAATCCGGAGGATTATTACAAACAATCAGATTTATTAGGAACTAAAGCATATACTGCCGTAGATTTATCAGTAAGTGATTCTATTCGTAAACTTGATACATACGTGCCAAGTGTAAGTATTCGATTAGATCAAGCCAAAGCAAAGAAATTAGGACAGAAACTTTTCAAAGCTGACAGAAGAGATTTCTACAAGGCTTTTCCTGATCTATTCAGTGGCATATATGTAAAAAGTGACTATGGAGACGGTACTGTACTTTATATCAGTCAAGTACAAATGGATGTTGTTTCCATTGAATATGTAACAGATAGTATTACTGGAATTAAGCTAAAATCTAAAGTTAATGCGGAAAAGGACTCTATACAGTATACTGGCCGCACCTTCAATTCTACACGTGAAATTATTCAAGCTAATAGATTAGCAAATGATACAGAAGCTATTCAGAAGTGTATTGATAATTCTGATTGGACCTATTTAAAAAGTCCGGCTGGTATTTTTACTCAGGTCACTCTCCCTGTTAGCCAAATAGCAGAAAAACTTGAAGGTGATACATTGAACGCCGTTAAATTAGGAATTCCTATTTATAACGAAACTAGCGATAAGAAATTTGGGATGTCTATGCCTAGAAACGTTTTACTGATACGTAAAAAATATAAAGAAAGCTTCTTTGAGAATAATCAACTAAGTGATGGCGTTACTTCATCGCTATTCACCCAGACTTCTTCTACAACTAATCTCACTGAATACACGTACAATAATATCACTAAATTGATAAATGACTGTTTAAAAGATAGAGCAGCAGCAGACAAGGAAATACAAGAGAAAAAATCTATCACTTTCCAAACATTTAATGATGAAGGGAAAATAGAGAACCATACTGTTAATAACATAAAAGACTGGGAAGAACTCAGTGATTGGAATAAAGCCATACTAATTCCAGTACTTGTAACAACAGATGCCAGTTCAAACGGTTATTATGGTAGCAGTTCTAATGTCATTGGTATCCAACATGACTTAAAACCAGGTTATGTACGCTTGAAAGGTGGATTAAAAGGAGAAGAGAAAGATTCTCAGGGCAATCCTGTATACCCAGAAAACATATTAAAACTCGAAGTTGTCTCTACAAACTTTGGTTCTACGAAAGCGAAATAA
- a CDS encoding glycogen/starch synthase, which translates to MTKANKVLFITQEITPYVSESEMANIGRNLPQAIQEKGREIRTFMPKWGNINERRNQLHEVIRLSGMNLIIDDTDHPLIIKVASIQSARMQVYFIDNDDYFQNRMQAMDENGIEYDDNDSRAIFYARGVLETVKKLRWCPDVIHCHGWMTALAPLYIKKAYKDEPSFRDAKVVFSVYEDDFKNTLSDDFATKLMLKGISKDDLSNLKEPVDYAALCKLAVDYSDGVIQNSKKVNESIIEYARQSGKLILDYQNPENYADACNEFYDQVWDATANKEEEE; encoded by the coding sequence ATGACAAAGGCGAATAAAGTTTTATTTATTACTCAAGAGATTACACCTTACGTTTCAGAATCCGAAATGGCCAATATAGGTAGAAACCTTCCACAGGCGATACAAGAAAAAGGCCGTGAAATCAGAACTTTTATGCCCAAATGGGGAAACATTAACGAGCGCAGGAACCAACTGCACGAAGTGATTCGCCTCTCCGGTATGAACCTGATTATCGATGATACTGACCACCCCCTTATTATAAAAGTAGCTTCTATCCAATCCGCACGTATGCAGGTATATTTCATCGATAATGATGATTATTTCCAGAATCGGATGCAGGCTATGGACGAAAACGGCATAGAGTATGACGACAACGACAGCCGCGCTATCTTCTATGCGCGTGGTGTATTGGAAACCGTGAAGAAACTTCGCTGGTGTCCCGATGTAATTCACTGTCATGGCTGGATGACAGCGTTAGCACCTCTTTATATTAAGAAAGCGTACAAGGATGAACCGTCGTTCCGTGATGCCAAAGTTGTATTCTCTGTATATGAAGACGACTTCAAAAATACGCTCAGTGACGACTTTGCAACTAAATTAATGTTGAAAGGAATATCTAAGGATGATTTAAGCAACTTAAAAGAACCGGTAGATTATGCCGCCCTTTGCAAACTCGCCGTGGATTATTCGGACGGAGTGATACAAAACAGCAAAAAGGTGAATGAATCTATCATTGAATATGCCCGTCAATCAGGTAAACTGATACTTGATTATCAGAACCCGGAGAACTATGCAGATGCTTGCAACGAGTTCTACGATCAGGTATGGGATGCCACTGCGAACAAAGAAGAAGAAGAATAA
- the panC gene encoding pantoate--beta-alanine ligase: MKIVHTIKDLQVELTALRAQGKTVGLVPTMGALHAGHASLVKRSVSENGVTVVSVFVNPTQFNDKNDLEKYPRTLDADCCLLEECGAAFVFAPSVSEMYPEPDTRQFSYAPLDTVMEGAFRPGHFNGVCQIVSKLFDAAQPDKAYFGEKDFQQLAIIREMVRQLQYKLEIVGCPIVREEDGLALSSRNKRLSAQERENALNISRTLFKSRNFAASHTVNETQKMVEDAIDVAPGLRLEYFEIVDGNTLQKITNWEDTSYAVGCITVFCGEVRLIDNIKYKE; encoded by the coding sequence ATGAAAATAGTGCACACTATCAAGGACTTACAGGTCGAATTGACTGCCCTGAGAGCCCAAGGTAAAACAGTAGGATTGGTTCCTACAATGGGTGCTTTACACGCAGGACATGCATCTCTGGTAAAGCGCAGCGTAAGTGAGAATGGTGTAACTGTTGTGAGTGTTTTTGTAAATCCCACGCAGTTTAATGATAAAAACGACTTGGAGAAATATCCGCGTACATTAGATGCGGATTGCTGCTTGTTGGAAGAATGTGGAGCTGCATTTGTATTTGCTCCTTCTGTGAGCGAAATGTATCCGGAACCGGACACCCGCCAATTCAGCTATGCTCCATTGGATACTGTAATGGAAGGTGCATTCCGTCCTGGACATTTCAATGGTGTTTGTCAGATTGTTAGCAAGCTGTTTGATGCGGCACAGCCAGATAAAGCTTATTTCGGAGAGAAAGATTTCCAGCAATTAGCGATTATTCGTGAAATGGTCCGACAGTTGCAGTATAAACTGGAAATTGTAGGCTGTCCGATTGTGCGCGAGGAGGACGGATTGGCTTTGAGTAGCCGAAATAAACGTTTATCTGCACAAGAACGTGAAAATGCTTTAAATATTTCTCGGACATTATTTAAAAGTCGTAACTTTGCAGCCTCTCATACAGTAAATGAAACGCAAAAAATGGTGGAAGATGCGATTGACGTAGCTCCGGGATTGCGTTTGGAGTATTTTGAGATAGTAGATGGAAATACATTGCAGAAGATAACCAATTGGGAAGATACTTCGTATGCAGTAGGATGTATCACAGTGTTCTGCGGAGAAGTTCGGCTGATTGATAACATTAAATATAAAGAATAA
- the panD gene encoding aspartate 1-decarboxylase, giving the protein MMIEVLKSKIHCARVTEANLNYMGSITIDEDLLDAANMIPGEKVYIADNNNGERFETYIIKGERGSGKICLNGAAARKVQPDDIVIIMSYALMDFEEAKSFKPSVIFPDPATNKVVK; this is encoded by the coding sequence ATGATGATTGAAGTGTTGAAGTCGAAAATTCATTGTGCGCGTGTCACGGAAGCGAATCTGAACTACATGGGTAGTATCACGATAGATGAAGATCTGCTGGATGCGGCAAACATGATTCCGGGAGAAAAGGTGTATATCGCTGATAATAATAATGGCGAACGCTTTGAAACCTATATTATCAAAGGTGAACGCGGTTCCGGCAAAATTTGTCTGAATGGTGCTGCCGCCCGTAAAGTACAACCGGATGATATTGTGATTATCATGTCGTATGCGTTAATGGATTTTGAGGAAGCGAAGTCGTTTAAACCGTCTGTCATTTTCCCCGACCCTGCGACGAACAAAGTAGTAAAGTAA
- a CDS encoding bifunctional dihydroorotate dehydrogenase B NAD binding subunit/NADPH-dependent glutamate synthase, producing the protein MNKIISKERFSEKVFKFEIEAPLIAKSRKAGHFVIVRVGEKGERMPLTIAGSDIKKGTITLVIQEVGLSSTRLCELNEGDYITDVVGPLGQATHIENFGTVVCAGGGVGVAPMLPIVQALKAAGNRVITVLAGRNKDLIILEKEMRKSSDEVIIMTDDGSYGRKGLVTEGVEEVIKREKVDKCFAIGPAIMMKFVCLLTKKYEIPTDVSLNTIMVDGTGMCGACRITVGGKTKFVCVDGPEFDGHQVDFDEMLKRMGAFKNIEREEMHKLDTVCEATKETDEKSRNVAWRQELRKSMKAKERTAIPRVEMNELDAKYRSHSRKEEVNQGLTAEQAMTESKRCLDCANPGCMEGCPVGIDIPRFIKNIERGEFLEAAKTLKETSALPAVCGRVCPQEKQCESKCIHLKMNEKPVAIGYLERFAADYERESGQISVPVIAEKNGIKVAVIGSGPAGLSFAGDMAKYGYDVTVFEALHEIGGVLKYGIPEFRLPNKIVDVEIDNLAKMGVNFIKDCIVGKTISIEDLKEEGFKGIFVASGAGLPNFMNIPGENSINIMSSNEYLTRVNLMDAASEDSDTPIAFGKNVAVIGGGNTAMDSVRTAKRLGAERAMIIYRRSEEEMPARIEEVKHAKEEGVEFLTLHNPIEYIADEQGCVKQVILQKMELGEPDASGRRSPVAIPGATETIDIDLAIVSVGVSPNPIVPSSIKGLELGRKGTIAVDEHMASSIPMIYAGGDIVRGGATVILAMGDGRKAAAAMNEQLKTK; encoded by the coding sequence ATGAACAAAATCATTAGCAAGGAACGCTTTTCTGAAAAGGTGTTCAAATTTGAAATTGAAGCCCCTTTAATTGCTAAATCTCGTAAGGCCGGACACTTCGTCATTGTACGTGTAGGCGAAAAGGGAGAACGTATGCCTTTGACTATCGCCGGTTCTGATATAAAGAAAGGCACTATCACCCTGGTGATACAGGAGGTAGGGCTATCTTCTACCCGCCTCTGTGAGTTGAACGAAGGTGATTATATTACAGACGTAGTAGGTCCTCTCGGCCAAGCGACTCACATTGAAAACTTCGGAACTGTTGTTTGCGCCGGTGGTGGCGTAGGTGTGGCCCCAATGCTCCCTATCGTACAAGCTTTGAAAGCTGCCGGCAACCGTGTGATCACTGTATTGGCAGGACGTAATAAAGACCTTATCATTCTCGAAAAAGAAATGCGCAAAAGCTCCGACGAAGTTATCATCATGACGGATGATGGCTCTTATGGTCGCAAAGGACTGGTAACGGAAGGTGTGGAAGAAGTTATCAAACGCGAGAAAGTGGATAAATGCTTCGCTATCGGCCCTGCTATCATGATGAAATTCGTTTGCTTGCTAACCAAGAAATATGAAATTCCCACTGACGTCTCATTGAACACGATTATGGTAGATGGAACAGGTATGTGTGGCGCTTGCCGTATCACTGTAGGAGGAAAAACCAAATTTGTTTGTGTAGACGGTCCGGAATTCGATGGTCACCAAGTAGATTTTGATGAAATGCTGAAACGCATGGGGGCATTCAAAAACATCGAACGAGAAGAAATGCACAAACTCGACACTGTATGCGAAGCTACAAAGGAGACCGACGAAAAAAGCCGTAATGTTGCCTGGAGACAGGAGTTGCGTAAGTCGATGAAAGCCAAAGAACGCACGGCTATCCCGCGTGTTGAGATGAATGAACTCGATGCAAAATATCGTTCACATAGCCGCAAGGAAGAAGTAAACCAAGGGTTGACTGCTGAACAGGCTATGACAGAATCCAAACGTTGTCTCGACTGTGCAAACCCAGGATGTATGGAAGGTTGTCCGGTAGGAATTGACATTCCCCGTTTTATCAAGAACATCGAGCGTGGAGAATTTCTGGAAGCAGCAAAGACATTAAAAGAGACAAGTGCACTTCCGGCTGTTTGCGGTCGTGTCTGCCCACAGGAAAAACAATGCGAATCAAAGTGTATTCATCTGAAAATGAATGAGAAACCGGTAGCTATCGGTTATCTGGAGCGTTTTGCAGCTGATTACGAACGCGAGAGCGGACAAATCTCCGTACCAGTCATTGCTGAAAAGAATGGTATCAAAGTGGCTGTTATCGGCTCGGGACCTGCAGGATTATCGTTTGCAGGTGATATGGCGAAATATGGATATGACGTAACTGTATTCGAAGCATTGCACGAAATTGGCGGTGTACTGAAATATGGTATTCCTGAATTTCGTCTGCCCAACAAGATTGTTGATGTTGAGATTGACAATCTAGCCAAAATGGGAGTTAACTTTATCAAAGACTGTATTGTAGGAAAAACAATTAGTATAGAAGACCTGAAAGAAGAAGGTTTCAAAGGGATATTTGTAGCTTCCGGTGCCGGTCTTCCTAACTTTATGAATATTCCGGGCGAAAACTCAATCAATATTATGTCTTCCAACGAGTATCTTACCCGTGTCAATCTAATGGATGCAGCCAGCGAAGACTCTGATACTCCGATAGCTTTCGGTAAGAATGTAGCAGTAATCGGTGGCGGCAACACAGCCATGGACTCTGTCCGTACGGCCAAACGTCTGGGTGCCGAACGCGCCATGATTATCTACCGTCGTTCGGAAGAAGAAATGCCCGCACGTATCGAAGAAGTTAAACACGCAAAAGAAGAGGGAGTAGAATTTCTGACACTGCACAATCCTATCGAATATATTGCAGACGAGCAGGGTTGTGTAAAACAGGTTATTCTACAAAAAATGGAATTAGGCGAACCGGACGCTTCTGGACGTCGTAGTCCTGTCGCTATCCCAGGTGCTACGGAAACGATTGATATTGACCTAGCTATCGTAAGTGTCGGAGTGTCGCCGAACCCGATTGTCCCTAGTTCTATCAAAGGACTGGAGTTAGGACGGAAAGGAACGATTGCCGTAGATGAGCACATGGCATCTTCTATCCCGATGATTTATGCAGGTGGCGATATTGTACGCGGTGGAGCCACTGTGATTCTCGCTATGGGTGACGGCCGTAAGGCAGCGGCGGCTATGAACGAACAGTTAAAAACAAAGTAG
- the gluP gene encoding glucose/galactose MFS transporter: MTKNTKSFVLPLTFIGIMFFAIGFALGINSLLVPVLQKSLGISNTASYLIIAATFIPFLVFGYPAGLTIKAIGYKRTMSLSFFIFAIAFYLFILSADQESFTLFLLASFISGAANAYLQASVNPYITILGPLDSAAKRISIMGICNKLAWPIPAIFIVWLLGKDVNLIGIEDLNKPFIIIICAFIALGIMAFFAPLPEVKAAGEDESENEAEACPYAATKTSVFQFPHLLLGCLALFLYVGVETVSLGTLVDYAKELGLEGAANYAWIAPIGIVIGYICGIIFIPKYLSQATALKICSILAIIGSLLVVLTPSHISIYFISFMALGCSLMWPALWPLAMADLGKFTKAGSSLLIMAMFGGAVIPTLYGWLKDVASPQQAYWLCLPCFLFILYYGVAGYKIRTK, encoded by the coding sequence ATGACAAAAAACACTAAAAGCTTTGTGTTGCCATTGACATTTATTGGCATTATGTTTTTCGCGATTGGTTTCGCACTCGGAATCAATTCATTATTAGTCCCGGTATTACAAAAATCATTAGGAATCTCGAATACGGCTTCTTATCTGATTATCGCTGCGACATTCATTCCTTTTCTAGTTTTCGGTTATCCTGCCGGACTCACAATTAAGGCAATAGGTTACAAACGTACCATGTCGCTGTCTTTCTTTATTTTTGCCATAGCATTCTACCTGTTCATCTTATCGGCAGATCAGGAAAGCTTCACCTTATTTTTGCTGGCTTCTTTTATCAGCGGAGCAGCCAATGCATACCTACAAGCGTCTGTAAATCCATACATCACCATTCTTGGCCCGTTGGATAGTGCAGCAAAACGTATTAGCATAATGGGTATCTGTAATAAGTTGGCATGGCCTATCCCCGCTATCTTTATCGTATGGTTGCTGGGGAAAGATGTCAATCTGATTGGTATCGAAGATCTGAACAAGCCGTTCATTATCATCATCTGTGCTTTTATAGCTTTGGGTATTATGGCATTCTTCGCTCCACTGCCCGAAGTAAAAGCGGCAGGAGAAGACGAAAGCGAGAATGAAGCCGAAGCCTGTCCATATGCTGCCACAAAAACGTCTGTTTTTCAATTTCCTCACTTATTACTAGGCTGCCTGGCCTTATTCCTTTATGTAGGTGTTGAAACTGTCTCATTGGGTACATTGGTCGATTACGCAAAAGAACTTGGACTAGAAGGTGCAGCTAATTATGCCTGGATTGCTCCAATCGGTATTGTGATCGGCTATATCTGCGGTATTATTTTCATTCCGAAATATCTCAGCCAAGCTACTGCGCTAAAAATTTGTTCTATCCTGGCCATTATCGGTTCATTGTTGGTAGTACTAACTCCGAGCCATATATCTATCTATTTTATTTCATTCATGGCATTAGGATGTTCATTAATGTGGCCGGCACTGTGGCCGCTTGCCATGGCCGACCTCGGCAAGTTTACCAAAGCCGGCTCATCATTGCTTATCATGGCAATGTTCGGTGGTGCCGTTATCCCTACCCTGTATGGTTGGCTAAAGGATGTAGCAAGCCCGCAACAAGCTTATTGGCTGTGTTTACCTTGCTTCCTGTTCATCTTGTATTATGGAGTAGCCGGGTACAAAATCCGTACGAAATAA
- the serS gene encoding serine--tRNA ligase: MLTIKQITENTEAVIRGLEKKHFKNAKETIEQVIALNDKRRSTQNQLDKNLAEVNSLSRTIGQLMKEGKKEEAETARARVAELKEGNKELDATMTQAATDMQNALYTIPNIPYDSVPEGVGAEDNVVEKMGGMETELPKDALPHWELAKKYDLIDFDLGVKITGAGFPVYKGKGAQLQRALINFFLDEARKSGYIEIMPPTVVNAASGYGTGQLPDKEGQMYHCEVDDLYLIPTAEVPVTNIYRDVILDEKQLPIKNCAYTQCFRREAGSYGKDVRGLNRLHEFSKVELVRIDKPEHSKQSHQEMLDHVEGLLQKLELPYRILRLCGGDMSFTAALCFDFEVYSEAQKRWLEVSSVSNFDTYQANRLKCRYRSGEKKTELCHTLNGSALALPRIVAALLENNQTPEGIKIPKALVPYCGFDMID; this comes from the coding sequence ATGCTTACCATTAAACAAATTACAGAAAACACAGAGGCGGTAATCCGCGGACTGGAAAAGAAGCATTTCAAAAATGCAAAAGAAACGATAGAGCAGGTTATTGCTCTTAACGACAAGAGACGTAGTACCCAAAATCAATTAGATAAAAATCTGGCAGAAGTTAATTCTCTTTCGCGCACAATCGGACAACTGATGAAGGAAGGCAAGAAAGAAGAAGCTGAAACCGCACGCGCACGTGTAGCAGAATTAAAAGAAGGTAATAAGGAATTGGACGCAACAATGACACAAGCTGCCACCGATATGCAGAATGCACTCTATACGATTCCTAATATTCCTTATGACAGTGTACCCGAAGGTGTAGGTGCCGAAGACAATGTCGTCGAAAAAATGGGAGGAATGGAAACCGAGCTTCCCAAAGATGCACTTCCCCACTGGGAACTGGCAAAAAAATATGATTTGATAGACTTCGACTTGGGTGTTAAAATCACAGGAGCAGGTTTTCCTGTATACAAAGGAAAAGGTGCACAACTTCAACGTGCCCTTATCAACTTTTTCCTGGATGAAGCACGCAAATCCGGATATATTGAAATCATGCCACCGACAGTGGTCAACGCCGCTTCCGGTTACGGCACAGGACAACTTCCTGACAAAGAAGGACAAATGTACCATTGCGAAGTAGATGATTTATATTTGATTCCGACAGCAGAAGTGCCTGTTACTAATATCTATCGCGATGTCATCCTAGACGAAAAACAATTGCCTATCAAGAATTGTGCATATACACAATGTTTCCGTCGCGAAGCAGGTTCTTATGGCAAGGATGTGCGTGGCTTGAATCGCCTGCACGAATTCTCCAAAGTAGAATTGGTGCGTATCGACAAACCGGAACACTCCAAGCAATCTCATCAGGAAATGCTCGACCATGTAGAAGGACTGCTGCAAAAACTGGAATTACCCTACCGCATTCTTCGTCTTTGCGGAGGAGACATGAGTTTTACCGCTGCGCTTTGCTTCGACTTCGAAGTATACTCAGAAGCACAAAAACGCTGGTTGGAAGTAAGTTCCGTTTCCAACTTCGACACCTATCAGGCCAACCGTCTGAAATGCCGTTATCGTAGTGGAGAAAAGAAAACTGAACTTTGTCACACCCTAAACGGTTCAGCACTGGCATTGCCACGTATCGTTGCGGCCCTACTCGAAAACAACCAGACACCTGAAGGAATCAAAATTCCGAAAGCATTGGTTCCATACTGCGGTTTCGATATGATAGACTAA